The sequence AATCATTTCTAGCGCTGCAGCCGCTGGGTATACTTTGTCTACTTCACCACCAAGTCCTTCACAGGTCAATTTCATTAGAAGTGGTCGCAATCTTTTCCCGCCAGCTTCAATTGAATATAGTACAGATTCTTTCAGTCGATCTGGCACTTCCAATTGATGAATATAATTCAGGAGGCTGTTATTGATATGATCCTGCTCACTTTTCAAAATATCGTCAATTGATCGTTGCAATTACTTCTCCTCCTGTATCTCAAAACCTACCCGTTCATGATCTTCGTTTAAAATTTCCTTCATTTGTTTTTCTGCTTTAACTAATTTATCATGGCAAATTTTTGATAATTTCGATCCCTCTGCATAATATTCCATCGCTTTCTCCAAAGGGACCTCCCCTTCTTCCATTTTTTCTACAATCTCTTCTAACTGTTGCAAAGCTTCTTCAAAACTCCACTCTGATTTCTGATCTGACATTCTTATTCATCCTTTCTAATTTGTAGCACCTTACTTTGAACGACACCATCAGCCAATTGAATAAGTAATTCATCTTCTTTCTTCATTTGCTGAACCGATCGAATAATGTCATGATTTTCGTTATACGTTATTGAATAACCCCTGCTCATAATACGAGTAGGGTTTAGTAAGTCAAGCTGTGTTAAGTGTTTACTGAATAGATTCTTTTTCTGATCAATTTGCTGGATGATGGCTCGATCCATTCTTTTTTTGATTTCCAAAATTGACTGATGACGCT is a genomic window of Gracilibacillus salinarum containing:
- the xseB gene encoding exodeoxyribonuclease VII small subunit, producing the protein MSDQKSEWSFEEALQQLEEIVEKMEEGEVPLEKAMEYYAEGSKLSKICHDKLVKAEKQMKEILNEDHERVGFEIQEEK